The following proteins come from a genomic window of Labeo rohita strain BAU-BD-2019 chromosome 25, IGBB_LRoh.1.0, whole genome shotgun sequence:
- the tnni2a.2 gene encoding troponin I type 2a (skeletal, fast), tandem duplicate 2 — translation MSDKRMSSSKKHSLKSMMLQVAKELLEAEEIEKKEERKRYMEEHCPPLSCPSSKQELQELCKKLHAKVDVVDEERYILEQKAIMVVNEVKDLNIKIVDLKGKFKKPPLKKVRMSADAMLQALLGSKHKVSMDLRANLKQVKKEVKEEDKELRDVGDWRKNIEDKAGMGGRKKMFESEA, via the exons ATGTCTGA CAAACGAATGTCTAGTAGTAAAAAACACAGCCTGAAG AGCATGATGCTCCAGGTTGCAAAAGAGTTACTGGAAGCAGAGGAGATAGAGAAGAAGGAGGAGAGGAAGAGATACATGGAAGAACATTGTCCTCCCTTGTCATGCCCAAGCTCCAAACAAGAACTACAG GAGCTCTGCAAAAAGTTACATGCAAAAGTTGACGTTGTTGACGAGGAGCGATATATTCTAGAGCAAAAAGCCATCATGGTTGTCAATGAG gtTAAAGACTTAAACATCAAGATCGTTGACCTGAAGGGCAAGTTCAAGAAGCCTCCTTTGAAGAAAGTACGCATGTCTGCCGACGCAATGCTTCAGGCTCTGCTGGGCTCCAAGCACAAGGTCTCTATGGACTTGAGAGCCAACCTGAAGCAAGTCAAGAAGGAGGTCAAGGAAGAG GATAAGGAACTGCGTGATGTTGGTGACTGGCGTAAAAACATTGAAGATAAGGCTGGTATGGGCGGCAGGAAGAAGATGTTTGAATCTGAAGCTTGA
- the tnni2a.1 gene encoding troponin I type 2a (skeletal, fast), tandem duplicate 1 isoform X2 yields the protein MSEKKMSSSRKHHLKSLMLSIAKGILEQEVKDREVERQRYMAETCPPLSLPSGIQSLQELCRELHHKIDAIDEERYDMEMKVNKSAKEIEDLNIKVIDLKGKFKKPTLRKVRMSADAMLQALLGSKHKVSLDLRANLKQVKKEVKEEDKELRDVGDWRKNVEDKAGMDGRKKMFEAEA from the exons ATGTCGGA GAAAAAGATGTCGTCGAGTCGCAAGCATCATCTGAAG AGCTTGATGCTTTCAATCGCTAAAGGTATTCTGGAACAGGAAGTGAAGGACAGAGAGGTTGAAAGGCAGAGATACATGGCAGAGACCTGCCCGCCTCTGTCTCTACCTTCAGGCATTCAGTCATTACAG GAACTGTGCAGGGAGCTTCACCACAAAATTGATGCCATTGATGAGGAAAGATACGACATGGAAATGAAAGTTAACAAGAGTGCGAAGGAG ATTGAAGACCTGAATATCAAAGTTATTGACCTGAAGGGCAAATTCAAGAAGCCAACTCTAAGGAAGGTGCGTATGTCGGCCGACGCTATGCTTCAGGCTCTGCTGGGCTCCAAACACAAAGTGTCTCTGGATCTGAGAGCCAACCTCAAACAAGTCAAGAAGGAGGTCAAAGAGGAG GATAAAGAACTGCGTGATGTTGGTGACTGGCGTAAGAATGTTGAAGACAAGGCTGGCATGGACGGCAGGAAGAAAATGTTTGAAGCCGAGGCTtaa
- the tnni2a.1 gene encoding troponin I type 2a (skeletal, fast), tandem duplicate 1 isoform X1 yields the protein MTSKHLRKKMSSSRKHHLKSLMLSIAKGILEQEVKDREVERQRYMAETCPPLSLPSGIQSLQELCRELHHKIDAIDEERYDMEMKVNKSAKEIEDLNIKVIDLKGKFKKPTLRKVRMSADAMLQALLGSKHKVSLDLRANLKQVKKEVKEEDKELRDVGDWRKNVEDKAGMDGRKKMFEAEA from the exons atGACTTCCAAACACCTCAGGAAAAAGATGTCGTCGAGTCGCAAGCATCATCTGAAG AGCTTGATGCTTTCAATCGCTAAAGGTATTCTGGAACAGGAAGTGAAGGACAGAGAGGTTGAAAGGCAGAGATACATGGCAGAGACCTGCCCGCCTCTGTCTCTACCTTCAGGCATTCAGTCATTACAG GAACTGTGCAGGGAGCTTCACCACAAAATTGATGCCATTGATGAGGAAAGATACGACATGGAAATGAAAGTTAACAAGAGTGCGAAGGAG ATTGAAGACCTGAATATCAAAGTTATTGACCTGAAGGGCAAATTCAAGAAGCCAACTCTAAGGAAGGTGCGTATGTCGGCCGACGCTATGCTTCAGGCTCTGCTGGGCTCCAAACACAAAGTGTCTCTGGATCTGAGAGCCAACCTCAAACAAGTCAAGAAGGAGGTCAAAGAGGAG GATAAAGAACTGCGTGATGTTGGTGACTGGCGTAAGAATGTTGAAGACAAGGCTGGCATGGACGGCAGGAAGAAAATGTTTGAAGCCGAGGCTtaa
- the LOC127156982 gene encoding uncharacterized protein LOC127156982, producing the protein METLEKWSRDIMAPHQLDKKEQSKQNGMIAKNLLNSLKIRNRLQLQPISRSACATGSCPDLMSRNEQPDSRPLAMALTPQLPPRTHRPLCLSVSSDSNGRFKALETQEWKNNLKAQMEQAHSAGAASSTGSLERASLFCASGSTTTSSSGLSSPVEHLTKSKSSSRFSLFSPPWNSSSESDSNPPSRSGSKKMRNYSRRAGPGSAKTGPETPEPKQSVPEHFQYSEPVISKVTDYIYVGNLNAAYSGRTLCRNNIDSIIDMSSLPGETCLRVIPCTCSRAVKHSWSRLKVDMSDLPDTVQEGLALKHRCFEDINECIDASTEKRKRVLVHCRDGFSLAPTCIIQYLMVKQNMRLIAAYELLRAKHPVNIRESHQNVLVSLERALRPGGNTDPECFKQAISRKVAWT; encoded by the exons ATGGAAACGTTGGAAAAATGGAGCAGAGACATCATGGCACCTCATCAGCTGGATAAGAAAGAGCAGTCCAAACAAAATG GCATGATTGCAAAAAATCTGCTCAACTCTCTCAAGATTCGCAATCGTTTGCAGCTCCAGCCAATTTCTCGTTCAGCATGTGCCACTG GCTCCTGTCCTGATCTGATGAGTAGGAACGAGCAGCCTGACTCCCGGCCGCTCGCCATGGCCCTGACGCCCCAGTTACCCCCCAGGACGCATCGGCCCCTGTGTCTCTCAGTGTCCTCTGACAGCAATGGACGCTTCAAAGCTCTGGAGACCCAGGAATGGAAGAACAACCTCAAAGCTCAG ATGGAGCAGGCCCATAGTGCTGGAGCAGCCAGCAGCACAGGTTCCCTGGAAAGAGCGTCTCTCTTTTGCGCCTCTGGCTCCACCACCACCTCCAGCTCTGGCCTCTCGAGTCCAGTGGAGCACCTCACCAAGAGCAAGTCCTCTAGTCGCTTTTCACTCTTCTCCCCACCTTGGAACAGTAGCTCCGAGTCCGACTCCAATCCACCTTCCCGCTCCGGATCCAAGAAAATGCGCAACTACAGTCGCAGAGCCGGTCCCGGCAGTGCCAAAACAGGCCCGGAGACTCCAGAACCCAAGCAGAGCGTCCCTGAGCACTTCCAGTACTCAGAACCGGTCATATCTAAGGTTACAGACTACATTTACGTGGGCAACCTGAACGCGGCGTATAGCGGACGTACGTTGTGCCGCAACAACATCGACAGCATCATTGACATGAGCAGCCTGCCCGGGGAGACTTGTTTGAGAGTCATTCCTTGCACTTGTTCAAGAGCCGTCAAGCATAGCTGGTCTCGGCTCAAGGTGGACATGAGCGACCTTCCGGATACCGTCCAAGAAGGGCTGGCACTCAAGCATCGCTGCTTCGAAGACATCAATGAGTGCATCGATGCTTCCACGGAGAAGCGGAAGCGAGTGTTGGTGCACTGTCGTGATGGTTTTTCCCTCGCCCCCACTTGTATTATCCAGTACCTCATGGTCAAACAAAACATGAGGCTTATTGCCGCCTACGAGCTGCTCCGAGCCAAACACCCCGTCAATATTCGCGAGTCCCATCAGAACGTTCTGGTAAGTCTCGAAAGAGCTCTGAGACCGGGTGGGAACACGGACCCAGAGTGCTTTAAACAGGCCATCTCTCGAAAAGTGGCTTGGACCTGA